taccaatactaaaaaatttagaaatCGATCTGTCAACAAATCTTTCTTATCGTTGTCTTCGTTTAGTAAATTTtgggttttcttttgactTACTGGAAGTGTACCAAAGTCATATAGTGTAGGTGGTGCTTCTCAGTATAAGAACATTGACTATTTCATTACACCAGTAAATAAGCCAGCATTTGAgtattaaataaaataaaaattacaaaacaaatccaGATacaatattttcatttttttaagGTTTCTAAAACTATTTGATCATGATTCATCATTAAACGGAAAAACTAATTTACATAACCCAAGTCAACTAAATGCGATAAAGTTATACATAAGGAATATTTCGTTCATTCAACCAGTTGTTCAATGTTCGAAAGTCAACGTGCACTCCATGACTTACTAAATCATTATGAATTTGACGAAAAGGGATTGAAGCGCTTGCGGCGTCACATTTTAAAAACTGAGCATATAaccttcttcctttatGACTCTTAAAAAACCTAGTGATGTTGGAAGAGTTCAACATGCTTGGGATGGCTGCCTCATTAAGCGTATCATTCTCATTTTCCACTTCATCAGCAGGTGCTTCCAACAATTCTGAGGAATCAAAAGATTCTTCACTCGAATCCGAAGTAGGAAATTCCAACATTCCAAAATACATTCCACTCTTTTCCAGATCATAGGATTCTTCGTTCCCTTTCAAACTATGCGGGTTTAAATGCAGCCAATAATTCATGTCTATATCAGGGCGTTCGTTATACTTGAGATTTCCATGCTCGTCAACAacttgattttttaaaatccGAGATGGATAGGTCCATAAATACGGTGTTACTTTTTGCGGCAACTCACTCTCCGAAAAACCACGTTCGGAATTCTGATTCTTCGATATCGTTGGAAAAACGGCTTTTTGACTCTTGGCATATAAACGTGCTACCCGTGGTTCAAGTAATGCGTTGTTGACTTTTTTCCTTGCTGCACGCTCCAAGCCTATTCCCGACGAAGGTTTCAAAGGAATAATcggcttcttttttggaattatgTGACCAAAAAATCCCAATGGAGATTTCGTTTCCTTCCCAATGTTCTCTTTCCTtgggtttttctttgggCTGGGATTGCTGGGATATAGCTCCCTAAACGACTTTTGCACTCGTGATGTGATGGTATTCCCAGGAActttggatttcttttccttttctgtGATTTTTCCAATCTTCGAAAAGTCCTCTACCATCTGCGACTCTTTATTCACGAAGGAATGAAGCGTTTGCTGTCGCGGTCGACTATGCGATTTCATATGATATCGAAAGTTTTGCAGCCTTTGcgagaaagaagaaatggaatTGTCCTTCTctatttcttgtttctgtTCCATTTCATTCTTCCCTTCGCTTTCCTGCATC
The nucleotide sequence above comes from Schizosaccharomyces osmophilus chromosome 3, complete sequence. Encoded proteins:
- the pxd1 gene encoding structure-specific DNA nuclease regulator Pxd1, encoding MNESKMQESEGKNEMEQKQEIEKDNSISSFSQRLQNFRYHMKSHSRPRQQTLHSFVNKESQMVEDFSKIGKITEKEKKSKVPGNTITSRVQKSFRELYPSNPSPKKNPRKENIGKETKSPLGFFGHIIPKKKPIIPLKPSSGIGLERAARKKVNNALLEPRVARLYAKSQKAVFPTISKNQNSERGFSESELPQKVTPYLWTYPSRILKNQVVDEHGNLKYNERPDIDMNYWLHLNPHSLKGNEESYDLEKSGMYFGMLEFPTSDSSEESFDSSELLEAPADEVENENDTLNEAAIPSMLNSSNITRFFKSHKGRRLYAQFLKCDAASASIPFRQIHNDLVSHGVHVDFRTLNNWLNERNIPYV